From Desulfovibrio intestinalis, one genomic window encodes:
- a CDS encoding energy transducer TonB, which yields MAELLTLPEQVFEEKSAKTRGLGSVLCSLCLHTALVGTGLAFFYEAEHLQMDAHHVTLVDAFYAQGTAVQKTIPTVKADSAVEPVAKVRHEPKANDKALPIASKPARASTEEKSIPISAKKRKKDSAPSEHITGHPNNEARKSPSFSADDTERATETTGTASAGLPAQDVTARQTSGPQAISAGEYTAYQAGTVDSPPAITKRVAPQYPSSAKHKRIQGSVVVKIIVDTSGLPQQCTVVSAKPEGYFEEASLEAAQRLRFKPGKIKGIVANTVVLLPFDFRLQ from the coding sequence ATGGCAGAATTGTTAACATTGCCAGAACAGGTGTTTGAAGAGAAGTCCGCCAAAACGCGCGGTTTGGGCAGCGTACTCTGTTCCTTGTGCCTGCACACTGCGCTGGTAGGAACGGGCTTGGCCTTTTTTTATGAAGCAGAACACCTGCAAATGGATGCACACCATGTTACCCTTGTGGATGCGTTTTATGCACAAGGGACAGCAGTTCAGAAAACAATTCCTACAGTTAAAGCGGATTCAGCGGTGGAGCCCGTGGCTAAGGTGAGGCATGAACCTAAAGCGAACGACAAAGCCCTTCCTATCGCGTCTAAACCTGCGCGGGCTTCAACAGAAGAAAAATCCATACCCATTAGTGCAAAAAAACGAAAAAAAGACTCGGCGCCATCTGAACATATAACGGGACATCCCAACAATGAGGCCAGAAAATCACCGTCCTTTTCTGCCGATGATACAGAGCGCGCTACTGAAACTACCGGCACAGCTTCAGCTGGGTTACCTGCTCAAGATGTCACTGCAAGGCAAACTTCCGGCCCGCAGGCCATATCTGCGGGAGAATATACAGCATATCAGGCCGGAACGGTGGACAGTCCCCCGGCCATCACCAAGCGCGTTGCGCCACAGTATCCTTCCAGCGCCAAACACAAGCGCATTCAGGGGTCTGTAGTTGTAAAAATAATTGTGGATACCTCAGGTTTACCGCAACAGTGCACGGTAGTTTCCGCAAAACCTGAAGGTTACTTTGAAGAGGCGTCACTAGAGGCTGCCCAACGATTACGTTTCAAACCGGGAAAAATTAAAGGGATTGTGGCTAATACGGTAGTCTTGCTGCCCTTTGATTTCCGGCTGCAGTGA